Proteins encoded by one window of Lathyrus oleraceus cultivar Zhongwan6 chromosome 1, CAAS_Psat_ZW6_1.0, whole genome shotgun sequence:
- the LOC127115630 gene encoding serine/threonine-protein phosphatase 7 long form homolog gives MFVVSFLKVQYNNFLYCLFLKDPKKFRQRSHPMPYPDPWCVPYIERAGFGHVMHVVNATIDAKFILALCERWRPETHTFHLPTGECTVTLEDVYMLLGLRIDGKPVTGNVQQPNQICVEMLGVDLVEGEGSAKARGQGIKLSSLQLYHDSITLTEESSEQEKVIKTRVYIMLLFGNLLFPEGTGNSINFMYLSLLGDIDRISTYSWGSAVLAFLYSSLCKNAQNEHCTFSGCSFLLQTWGWWRLPRLAPENPNDYSFPYATRFITTGLDYSLTPKNKIIFYRQLLDRLRAQDFIWRPYLGLEHQPNPEDAAVWTAKTAIMRFTTVEMHQSDRVKLQFGMHQDIPGPPMSMEPWHLKKVSHQWYAQNWKEFAKEFRKMWKDRAHYVLQFPVAPNEMKPTREYVEWYRANTNPEMIVSDPFYLDDPRMQQPYFQQQQPPQYSQQQQPPPYYQQQPPQPFYQQQPPPPYYQQQPPPPYYQQQQPQHMSTPQPNQQYIPQTQSQYHEDYQQQTQHSHHHQQSQHLPQYQSPYFHQSQQFQHGNFPSSSSPPPSPDTGIQEDYQQDYYTPQQTLHFGQPDSTLNYQRPQFEGAPSSSQFVPPRQSFEGAEGTRLSYSTEGTSTEPQRQAARGRVRARGGNREAPPPREPSRRVTRPPPCGSYKGPHHM, from the exons cggtcatgtaatgcatgtcgtaaatgccaccattgatgccaaattcattttggctctgtgtgaacgttggagacctgagacacacacctttcacctaccaactggtgaatgtaccgtcacattagaggacgtgtacatgcttttaggtcttagaatagatggtaagcctgtcaccggaaatgttcaacagcctaaccaaatatgtgttgaaatgttgggggtagatctggtcgagggtgaggggtctgccaaagcaaggggtcagggtattaaattatctagcctacaattgtaccacgactccataactttgactgaggaatcctccgaacaagaaaaagtcataaaaacccgggtttacattatgctattgtttgggaacttgctatttcccgaagggacgggaaatagcataaattttatgtacttgagtttgctcggggacattgatagaataagcacatatagttggggttctgcagtattagcattcctatatagctctttgtgtaaaaatgcacaaaatgagcactgtacattttctggatgttCTTTTTTGCTtcaaacatgggggtggtggagattgccgaggctagccccagaaaatcctaatgactactccttcccctacgcaactag gttcattacaaccggactggattacagtcttacccccaaaaataaaattatattttatcgtcaactgttggatcgtctccgagcacaggat tttatttggaggccatatttgggattggaacatcaaccaaaccccgaagatgcagctgtttggacagcaaaaacggccataatgcggttcaccactgtggagatgcaccaaagtgaccgtgtcaagcttcaattcggaatgcatcaagacatcccaggccccccaatgtccatggaaccttggcatctaaaaaaagtcagccaccagtggtatgcccaaaattggaaggaatttgctaaggagtttcgaaaaatgtggaaagaccgtgcccactatgttctacaatttccggtggcgcccaacgaaatgaagccgacaagggaatatgtggaatggtatagagcaaataccaatccagaaatgattgtgtctgacccgttctatttggacgatccccggatgcaacagccatatttccaacaacaacaaccaccacagtattcccaacaacaacaaccaccaccttattaccaacaacaaccaccacaaccattttaccaacaacaaccaccaccaccttattaccaacaacaaccaccaccaccatattaccaacaacaacaaccacaacacatgtccaccccccaaccaaatcaacaatacataccacaaactcaatcccaataccatgaagactaccaacaacaaactcaacattcccaccaccatcaacagtcccaacacctaccacaatatcaatccccctacttccaccaatcccaacaaTTCCAACACGGCAATTTCCcaagctcttccagtcctccacctagccccgacacgggtatacaagaggactaccaacaggactactacacaccacaacaaacattgcactttggccaacccgattcaaccctaaactaccaaagaccacaattcgagggcgcacccagcagtagtcagtttgtcccaccgagacaaagcttcgagggcgcagaggggacccgtctttcctacagcactgaagggacttcgaccgAACCACAACGGCAAGCGGCAAGGGGGCGCGTTAGggcaaggggtggtaatagggaagcaccaccaccacgtgaaccgtctaggcgagtaactagacctcccccgtgcggatcgtacaagggaccgcatcatatgtga